The following proteins are encoded in a genomic region of Methylobacterium tardum:
- the coxB gene encoding cytochrome c oxidase subunit II has protein sequence MMESLMPAWLMPIAASTQAAKVDRIFLGLTLISAFIVLLVVGLLVTFAIRFRRGSKADRGPLPEVVSREFEIGWTAATLFIFVFIFWWAASAEIGAFSPPKDALEVHVVGKQWMWKTQSSNGAREINELHVPVGVPVRLVLTSQDVIHSFYIPAFRLKRDAVPDQTTEAWFQATKTGTFQLMCTEYCGTDHARMLGRVIVMEPQDYAAWLSAQPEGDDLAHQGARLFSERGCSGCHAPGSAVHAPSLAGIWGQAVQLDGGKLATVDAAYVRDSILQPKRDIVAGYAPVMPSYQGLLSDGEIQALTAYIRSLGAGPREIRTPGLPPLSSRVPGTAPERSPAMVPGAPVADTPAPAGPAVRP, from the coding sequence ATCTCGGCCTTCATCGTGCTCCTCGTGGTCGGCCTCCTGGTCACCTTCGCGATCCGCTTCCGCCGCGGCTCGAAGGCCGACCGGGGGCCGCTCCCCGAGGTCGTCTCCCGCGAGTTCGAGATCGGCTGGACCGCCGCCACCCTGTTCATCTTCGTGTTCATCTTCTGGTGGGCGGCCTCGGCCGAGATCGGGGCCTTCTCGCCGCCCAAGGACGCGCTCGAAGTCCACGTCGTCGGCAAGCAGTGGATGTGGAAGACGCAAAGTTCCAACGGCGCCCGCGAGATCAACGAGCTGCACGTGCCGGTGGGCGTGCCGGTGCGCCTGGTCCTGACCTCGCAGGACGTGATCCATTCCTTCTACATCCCGGCCTTCCGTCTGAAGCGCGACGCGGTGCCCGATCAGACCACCGAGGCGTGGTTCCAGGCGACCAAGACCGGCACGTTTCAGCTCATGTGCACCGAGTATTGCGGCACCGACCACGCCCGCATGCTCGGCCGTGTGATCGTCATGGAGCCGCAGGATTACGCGGCCTGGCTCTCGGCCCAGCCCGAGGGCGACGACCTCGCCCATCAGGGCGCGCGGCTTTTCTCGGAGCGAGGCTGCTCGGGCTGTCACGCGCCCGGCTCCGCCGTGCATGCGCCCAGCCTCGCCGGCATCTGGGGGCAGGCGGTGCAGCTCGACGGCGGCAAGCTCGCGACCGTCGATGCCGCCTATGTGCGCGACTCGATCCTCCAGCCGAAGCGGGACATCGTGGCGGGCTACGCGCCGGTCATGCCGAGCTACCAGGGCCTGCTCTCGGACGGCGAGATCCAGGCGCTGACCGCCTATATCCGCTCGCTGGGCGCGGGGCCGCGAGAGATCCGCACGCCCGGCCTGCCTCCGCTGTCCTCGCGGGTGCCCGGCACGGCGCCCGAGCGCAGCCCCGCGATGGTGCCCGGCGCCCCCGTCGCCGACACGCCGGCCCCCGCCGGACCGGCGGTGCGGCCGTGA